Proteins co-encoded in one Fusarium musae strain F31 chromosome 3, whole genome shotgun sequence genomic window:
- a CDS encoding hypothetical protein (EggNog:ENOG41): MVKSPIVKTLTKRLRELAMVLWVDTETNDLWKQIIKCSIASVSSAAAVMSPQAAAVLGPSTFLAPMATVFAHPGQRLGPMIETLLMMMLGTLFGLAWSILALKLATMASIRATNEIPHNAICAVFFTIAAFFHGYVRSASPRMFLFVTFFLIANIITLLSGYTSVSSEVITHTYYPMMVGGGISIVVNLSIFPELSSSYLGVSTIDALIETMDTMTRATHWFITPGADSEEDSTVTALTMTNTVKSIPEKPKRKKGRFRKWLSQFPNPFKQSQHRYHMSTTPVGLTTINSLIGNKGSLRARHTHCQAAQREVNYEISVSALPLSSMKPLTTSHMSNLVQNTVNIIAACENKFIVLQNNDIADDESDSDLSGPSGIKRMSTFDDYLQRVEESKPLREIEASSASLLESIIERIREPVQIFEGSLKEAVRLVIICVAYCYDVRRLPSGAPTPRGIHLQELDLRIDLFAEAIANFDASCSMELRRSGMDKSGYSTDFMPRMESFLISSFVLSLRQAAKYVLEMLHHVRKTVEQRQARNDKATIWFPKHVDIRQWLITGGENDGFVLPAAGRKEARRGKSKPGHKSKNKTHQSNKDTKTKPPKGKDEEKGIRFAEPVLQTTEDRNAEQPQQKEQSQPQKGSKILKIRGMAADALEWTQDSEHVIYAFKLTIAILLLSWPAFVESQVGWYSDYRGIWAPMQLFLVFEVAIGTSFHVFFIRLCGVVAGSAFGFACALVGEKSLVAMVFFLIIGIMPSFYVQLGTRYVKAGMISTVTMVVVALSAVNGAEPAYHYFYKRLCAFLIGGTTALLIELILFPVRARDRLVESLAASVKQVQNMQAAMAVGLDEPIKPNFRNPDLNKRFRRATTKARGALAAAETFLPFSVTEPRLKGDFKPLVPVYREIFYVLHQIIDRMENVVMLRREYGSSILEDLNPQVHAYRRNVAASIMLTLFTVYEAFLTWTPLPQFIPSSRLAQLRLVNHVREILASRSGTQTPAGESPSVFDENGELAAQVAYLITQKRFLSWNASTSGQMEIIEYLEELVQLVKILVGVNDFRSGLLKTPTFSNYRERKHLTRMPLSRVPTADSRTTGVPAEEVPTVESRASGLQRTQTIRAGHARRRNQRREDDEKDADSDGEEKLPVSLVRVGSRLCEDAAAARRRKMSVTRA, from the exons ATGGTTAAATCACCCATCGTGAAGACTCTAACGAAACGCCTTCGGGAGCTGGCCATGGTCCTCTGGGTTGACACCGAGACCAACGATCTATGGAAACAGATTATCAAGTGCTCCATCGCTAGTGTCTCCTCGGCCGCCGCCGTCATGAGTCCCCAAGCCGCGGCAGTCCTGGGCCCTTCGACCTTTCTTGCGCCAATGGCTACTGTCTTTGCTCATCCAGGTCAAAGGTTGGGTCCCATGATCGAGACCCTtctcatgatgatgctgggCACCTTATTCGGACTTGCGTGGTCCATACTTGCACTCAAGCTGGCTACTATGGCTTCTATTCGAGCAACAAACGAAATTCCCCATAATGCTATATGCGCAGTATTCTTCACCATTGCTGCTTTCTTTCACGGCTACGTAAGATCGGCTAGTCCCCGCATGTTCTTATTTGTCACTTTTTTTCTGATTGCCAATATCATTACTCTGCTCAGTGGCTACACCTCGGTGTCTTCTGAGGTTATTACACACACCTACTACCCTATGATGGTCGGCGGTGGTATCTCAATTGTGGTCAACCTATCAATCTTTCCCGAGCTGTCGAGCAGTTACCTCGGTGTATCTACCATTGATGCTCTTATCGAAACGATGGATACTATGACACGGGCTACGCATTGGTTCATCACACCCGGTGCTGATTCCGAAGAAGATTCCACTGTCACTGCTCTTACAATGACAAACACTGTAAAGAGTATCCCCGAGAAACCAAAGCGCAAGAAAGGTCGTTTCCGCAAGTGGTTGAGTCAGTTTCCCAATCCCTTCAAACAATCTCAGCATCGATATCATATGTCCACCACTCCAGTTGGCCTTACGACGATCAACAGTCTGATAGGCAACAAGGGGAGTCTTCGCGCCCGTCACACTCACTGCCAAGCTGCTCAGAGGGAAGTTAACTACGAAATCTCTGTGTCTGCTCTGCCTCTAAGCAGTATGAAGCCCCTGACTACCTCCCATATGAGTAACCTCGTCCAAAATACAGTCAACATTATCGCTGCATGTGAGAACAAATTCATAGTATTGCAGAATAATGACattgccgatgatgagagcgACAGCGATTTGTCCGGGCCCAGCGGAATCAAACGCATGAGCACCTTTGATGACTACCTTCAGAGGGTTGAAGAAAGCAAGCCTCTGAGGGAGATCGAAGCTAGTAGCGCAAGTCTTCTAGAGTCCATCATTGAGCGTATCCGAGAGCCTGTTCAGATATTTGAGGGTTCGCTGAAGGAGGCTGTACGCCTGGTCATCATATGTGTTGCTTATTGCTATGATGTACGAAGACTGCCTTCAGGAGCACCGACCCCAAGAGGAatccatctccaagaatTGGACCTTAGAATCGACCTTTTCGCGGAAGCAATCGCTAATTTCGATGCCAGCTGCTCTATGGAGCTCCGCCGTTCAGGGATGGATAAGAGTGGCTATAGCACAGATTTTATGCCCCGAATGGAATcgttcttgatctcttcgTTTGTACTCAGTCTGCGCCAGGCAGCTAAGTATGTTTTGGAGATGCTTCACCATGTTCGAAAGACTGTCGAACAGAGGCAAGCTCGAAACGACAAAGCCACAATCTGGTTTCCCAAGCATGTCGACATTAGGCAGTGGTTGATTACTGGAGGTGAGAATGATGGCTTTGTTCTGCCAGCAGCGGGTCGCAAAGAAGCTCGTCGGGGAAAGAGTAAACCGGGACATAAGTCGAAAAATAAAACACACCAAAGCAATAAGGATACGAAAACAAAGCCCCCAAAGGggaaagatgaagaaaaaggCATTCGATTTGCGGAACCGGTTCTTCAAACGACAGAGGACCGGAACGCTGAACAACCACAACAGAAGGAGcaatctcagcctcagaAAGGCAGTAAGATCCTCAAGATTAGAGGGATGGCAGCGGATGCCTTGGAATGGACCCAGGACTCGGAACACGTTATATATGCGTTCAAGCTCACAATCGCCATCCTCTTACTTAGCTGGCCAGCCTTCGTGGAGTCTCAGGTCGGATGGTACTCAGACTATCGTGGCATATGGGCACCGATGCAGCTGTTTCTCGTCTTTGAGGTGGCCATAGGAACGTCATTCCACGTCTTTTTCATTCGTCTTTGCGGTGTCGTAGCTGGTAGCGCTTTTGGCTTTGCGTGTGCCCTAGTTGGGGAAAAAAGTCTGGTCGCCATGGTTTTCTTTCTGATCATTGGTATCATGCCGTCGTTCTATGTCCAGCTTGGCACTAGATATGTCAAGGCTGGCATGATCTCTACAGTCACAATGGTCGTGGTCGCGCTCT CTGCTGTTAACGGCGCCGAGCCCGCTTATCACTATTTCTATAAGCGCTTGTGTGCCTTTCTCATCGGGGGGACCACTGCGCTGCTGATTGAACTTATTTTATTCCCAGTTAGAGCTAGGGATCGACTGGTTGAGTCGCTCGCAGCGTCGGTCAAACAGGTTCAGAATATGCAAGCCGCAATGGCTGTTGGCCTGGACGAGCCCATCAAGCCAAATTTCCGGAATCCCGACCTCAACAAGCGCTTCCGTCGTGCCACAACCAAAGCACGAGGAGCTCTGGCTGCGGCCGAGACGTTTCTCCCTTTCTCCGTTACTGAGCCGCGACTTAAAGGTGATTTCAAACCGCTCGTGCCTGTCTATAGAGAGATCTTCTACGTGTTGCATCAAATCATCGATAGGATGGAAAATGTTGTGATGCTACGGAGAGAGTATGGTTCGTCCATTTTGGAGGACTTGAATCCTCAAGTCCACGCCTATCGACGGAATGTGGCTGCCAGTATTATGCTGACACTTTTCACGGTCTACGAGGCGTTCCTTACCTGGACGCCTCTGCCACAGTTTATCCCGTCAAGTCGTCTGGCGCAACTGCGCCTGGTCAACCATGTGCGCGAGATTCTTGCGTCCAGGAGCGGCACTCAGACACCGGCTGGGGAGTCACCAAGTGTCTTTGACGAGAACGGGGAGCTTGCTGCGCAGGTCGCATACCTCATCACCCAAAAACGGTTCCTCTCTTGGAACGCGAGCACTTCTGGACAGATGGAGATCATCGAATATCTCGAAGAGCTTGTACAACTTGTTAAAATTCTGGTCGGAGTTAATGATTTCCGCAGCGGTCTATTAAAGACTCCTACTTTCAGCAACTATCGGGAGCGTAAGCACTTGACGCGGATGCCTCTGTCTCGCGTGCCGACTGCTGATAGCCGCACGACCGGTGTTCCGGCAGAGGAGGTTCCAACAGTCGAAAGTAGGGCCAGTGGACTGCAGCGAACGCAAACAATACGTGCGGGCCATGCGAGAAGACGAAATCAAAGgagagaggatgatgagaaggatgccGATAGTGACGGCGAGGAGAAATTGCCCGTGAGTTTAGTGAGAGTTGGCTCGCGACTCTGTGAGgatgctgcagctgctcGACGACGCAAGATGTCTGTGACTCGAGCATAG
- the PPM1 gene encoding carboxy methyl transferase for protein phosphatase 2A (EggNog:ENOG41), protein MPAPEIPNLLNSLRSARGGRGRGRSRGRGGHASSAVTHDATIQGTDTDASVSRLSAVDLGYLYDPYAQYFVQSGDGPVARRLPIINRGVLGYIVMAPNVCILTPFIGTYTRTISLDTLIESFLDGDKDSEQGAGLKQIVSLGAGTDTRPFRLFFLESRAGLVYHELDFEVVTSKKLRTVQATPKLRNILKDATQITEHSWSAKPTGCEYYCHGQDLRGFSQSKTPKEEDETETTTNEVSIPGLLTDIPTLLLSECCLCYLTTTEASDVLNFFSSRIPNLGTIIYEPVRPDDAFGKMMVSNLAARRIQMPTLQMYQTPQDQRARMSKAGFEKVYHMTIEDIWQNWVSADEKRRVDSLEGLDEVEEWKLLAAHYIVVWASKGEGFESWDSV, encoded by the coding sequence ATGCCCGCCCCCGAGATACCAAACCTTTTAAATTCTCTCCGCAGCGCTCGAGGAGGCCGTGGCCGTGGCCGTAGTagaggacgaggaggtcACGCCTCATCAGCTGTTACTCACGATGCTACCATCCAAGGCACTGATACTGATGCTTCAGTGTCGAGGCTGAGCGCTGTTGATTTGGGGTATCTTTATGATCCGTATGCCCAGTACTTTGTGCAGAGTGGCGATGGGCCTGTGGCAAGACGACTTCCTATAATCAATCGAGGTGTGCTAGGCTACATCGTCATGGCCCCCAATGTATGTATACTCACACCTTTTATAGGAACATATACCCGCACTATTTCTCTGGACACTCTCATCGAGTCGTTTCTGGACGGCGATAAAGACAGTGAACAAGGCGCAGGGCTGAAACAGATTGTATCCTTGGGGGCTGGTACTGATACAAGGCCTTTTCGACTGTTCTTTTTAGAGTCACGCGCTGGGCTGGTCTATCATGAGCTTGACTTTGAAGTTGTCACCTCAAAGAAATTGCGGACTGTACAAGCTACCCCCAAGTTGAGAAACATATTGAAAGATGCTACTCAGATAACCGAACATTCGTGGTCAGCTAAACCCACTGGATGCGAATATTACTGCCATGGTCAAGACCTGAGAGGTTTCTCTCAatcaaaaacaccaaaagaggaagatgagacaGAAACAACGACGAACGAAGTATCTATCCCCGGTCTGCTGACCGATATCCCTACGCTACTACTCTCAGAGTGCTGTCTCTGCTATCTCACCACCACCGAAGCCTCAGATGTactcaacttcttcagctcacGGATACCCAACCTCGGCACAATCATCTACGAACCAGTCCGCCCAGACGACGCCTTTGGAAAGATGATGGTGTCAAACCTGGCAGCGCGTCGCATCCAAATGCCCACTCTTCAGATGTACCAGACACCGCAAGACCAACGGGCGAGAATGAGCAAAGCTGGGTTTGAAAAGGTGTATCATATGACGATTGAGGATATCTGGCAGAATTGGGTGTCGGCGGATGAAAAGCGGCGTGTGGATTCGCTGGAGGGGctggatgaggttgaggagtggAAGTTGTTGGCGGCGCATTACATCGTTGTCTGGGCTTCGAAGGGAGAGGGGTTTGAAAGTTGGGACAGTGTATGA
- a CDS encoding hypothetical protein (EggNog:ENOG41), producing MLSSAGSLLMRRDNMHKPDLGYELQQLPDWSRFVFLANFILFLPVFVLINYTFEKVFPVLAIVEDEKPPAYEPLPVEPLANDDMPKPASTSSVPVAGQGRPVTSSFRATWRLLRSTGGFRAIFRGLPCFIAQAVVTALINGITYTVIPYSFVLSNLIGSLVCVQLSAAWVHIVITPPSPLKFWSRLPPFKTTFAATWRPTLIFWAASQIVNLGTFGVLYLVGGDQTTEIPQLQGLGSLFGILLVAVLLQVAIQIPAYVVLVRVQASLLPADADTIIPFDRSFNGRIEPVVVGGLGYATVRDAWSSFSKSAWRRIVMLSVKIVAVTFAALCVIFAVIIPQIILLAAMGTDDGDGNQDIKI from the exons ATGTTGTCTTCCGCTGGATCGCTGCTTATGCGGCGCGATAACATGCATAAGCCTGATCTTGGCTATGAGCTTCAGCAACTCCCCGACTGGTCGAGATTCGTATTCCTCGCcaacttcatcctcttcctccctgTCTTTGTTCTC ATCAACTACACCTTCGAAAAGGTCTTCCCCGTTCTCGCCATCGTCGAAGATGAGAAACCTCCCGCTTACGAACCTCTCCCCGTCGAGCCTCTCGCCAACGATGACATGCCCAAGCCCGCTTCTACTTCGTCTGTTCCCGTCGCTGGCCAGGGCCGTCCCGTTACTTCGTCTTTCCGAGCTACCTGGCGCCTGCTCCGATCTACTGGTGGTTTCCGCGCCATCTTCCGTGGTCTGCCCTGCTTCATCGCCCAAGCTGTCGTCACGGCCCTCATCAACGGCATCACCTATACCGTCATTCCTTATTCCTTTGTTCTATCCAACTTGATCGGTTCTCTCGTCTGCGTTCAGCTCAGCGCCGCCTGGGTTCATATCGTCATTacgcctccttctcctctcaaGTTCTGGAGCCGTCTCCCTCCTTTCAAGACCACTTTCGCCGCCACCTGGAGGCCTACTCTCATCTTCTGGGCTGCCTCTCAGATCGTCAACCTTGGCACTTTCGGGGTTCTCTACCTCGTTGGCGGTGACCAGACCACTGAGATTCCTCAGCTCCAgggccttggcagccttttcggcatcctcctcgtcgctgtCCTTCTCCAGGTCGCTATCCAGATTCCCGCCTACGTTGTTCTCGTGCGAGTCCAggcctctcttctccccgCTGACGCCGACACCATCATTCCTTTCGACCGCTCTTTCAACGGCCGTATCGAGCCCGTTGTTGTCGGTGGCCTCGGCTATGCTACTGTTCGCGACGCCTGGtccagcttctccaagtctgCCTGGCGCCGTATTGTCATGCTCAGCGTCAAGATTGTCGCTGTCACCTTTGCTGCCCTCTGCGTCATTTTCGCCGTTATCATCCCTCAGATCATCCTCTTGGCTGCCATGGGAACCGACGACGGTGATGGCAACCAGGACATCAAGATATAA
- the KLP1 gene encoding Kinesin heavy chain (EggNog:ENOG41): MSSANSIKVVARFRPQNKVELESGGKPIVSFDGEDTCTVASKEAQGSFTFDRVFDMGCKQQDIFDFSIRSTVDDILNGYNGTVFAYGQTGAGKSYTMMGTNIDDDEGRGIIPRIVEQIFASIMSSPGTIEYTVRVSYMEIYMERIRDLLAPQNDNLPVHEEKNRGVYVKGLLEIYVSSVQEVYEVMRRGGNARAVAATNMNQESSRSHSIFVITITQKNVETGSAKSGQLFLVDLAGSEKVGKTGASGQTLEEAKKINKSLSALGMVINALTDGKSSHIPYRDSKLTRILQESLGGNSRTTLIINCSPSSYNDAETLGTLRFGMRAKSIKNKAKVNAELSPAELKSLLKKAQGQVTNFESYISSLEGEIQMWRAGEAVPKERWATPLTTDAVARTKADARTSTRPSTPSLISDSRSETPAISDRAGTPSLPLDKDEREEFLRRENELQDQISEKESQAASAEKQLRETKEELAYLKDHDSKVGKENEKLTTEVNEFKMQLERLTFESKEAQITMDALKEANSELTTELDEVKQQLLDVKMSAKESGAALDEKEKRKAEKMAKMMAGFDLGGEVFSENERHIAETIEKVDSLHELSATGDNIAPDEFKALKARLVETQGIVRQAELSMYSTSSSESDSRRRQELEARLEAVQAEYEEILTRNLGPEDIEEVKARLENAFANRQTAQSQFVEELKEDIAQKAAENTRMKTLIEDLQQRVKAGATAPMANGKTIQQQIAEFDVMKKSLMRDLQNRCERVVELEISLDETREQYNNVLRSSNNRAQQKKMAFLERNLEQLTQVQRQLVEQNSALKKEVAIAERKLIARNERIQSLESLLQDSQEKMAAANHKFEVQLAAVKERLELAKAGSTRGLNSPGGFSFANAGSRIAKPLRGGGGGNDAPSIPTIQNLQGQNEGNTSSGSSSKRASWFFTKS; encoded by the exons ATGTCGTCCGCAAATAGTATCAAGGTCGTGGCCAGGTTTCGACCTCAGAACAAGGTCGAGCTTGAGTCGGGCGGAAAGCCCATCGTGTCCTTCGATGGCGAGGATACCTGTACCGTCGCC TCCAAGGAGGCGCAGGGTAGCTTCACCTTTGACCGAGTCTTTGATATGGGATGTAAACAACAAGACATTTTCGACTTTTCGATCCGATCTACCGTCGACGATATTCTCAATGGATACAACGGAACCGTCTTCGCCTACGGTCAGACCGGTGCCGGTAAGTCTTATACCATGATGGGCACCAAcatcgacgacgatgagggtCGAGGTATTATTCCCCGTATCGTCGAGCAGATCTTTGCCAGCATCATGTCCAGTCCCGGCACCATCGAGTACACGGTCCGCGTCAGTTATATGGAAATCTACATGGAGAGGATTCGAGATCTGCTTGCACCGCAGAACGACAACCTGCCCGTCCACGAAGAGAAGAACCGAGGTGTATATGTCAAGGGTCTTTTGGAAATCTACGTCTCTAGTGTCCAAGAAGTGTACGAGGTCATGAGGAGAGGTGGAAATGCCCGAGCTGTCGCCGCTACGAACATGAACCAGGAGTCCTCACGATCCCACTCCATCTttgtcatcaccatcacacAGAAGAATGTCGAAACCGGCTCAGCAAAAAGCGGACAGCTATTCCTTGTCGATTTGGCCGGTAGTGAAAAGGTTGGCAAGACCGGTGCCAGTGGACAGACTCTGGAGGAAGCCAAAAAGATCAACAAGAGTTTGAGTGCCCTGGGAATGGTCATCAACGCCTTGACCGATGGCAAATCCTCACATATTCCTTACCGAGACTCCAAGTTGACACGTATCTTGCAAGAGTCTCTTGGTGGTAACAGTCGGAcaaccctcatcatcaactgttCGCCCAGCAGTTACAACGATGCCGAAACATTGGGTACACTAAGATTCGGTATGCGAGCCAAGtcgatcaagaacaaggccaaggtcaatGCCGAGCTGAGTCCTGCCGAACTCAAGTCCCTTCTCAAGAAAGCGCAAGGGCAGGTTACGAACTTCGAGAGCTACATCTCCTCCCTCGAGGGCGAAATTCAGATGTGGCGTGCTGGTGAAGCTGTCCCCAAGGAGAGATGGGCCACACCTTTGACTACCGATGCCGTTGCTAGAACCAAGGCCGATGCCAGGACATCGACACGACCATCCACTCCTTCATTAATATCAGATAGCCGATCAGAAACACCTGCGATATCCGACAGAGCTGGCACTCCCAGCTTGCCGCTTGACAAGGACGAGAGGGAGGAGTTCCTACGACGAGAGAACGAACTGCAGGACCAGATCTCGGAGAAGGAGTCTCAAGCTGCGTCGGCTGAGAAGCAGCTGCGAgagaccaaggaggagctgGCTTACCTCAAGGATCACGACAGCAAAGTCGGCAAGGAGAACGAGAAGCTCACAACCGAGGTTAACGAATTCAAGATGCAACTGGAGAGGCTCACATTCGAGAGCAAGGAAGCTCAGATCACAATGGACGCCTTGAAGGAGGCTAACTCGGAACTCACCACCGAACTCGACGAGGTGAAGCAGCAGCTCCTCGATGTCAAGATGAGCGCCAAGGAGAGTGGTGCCGCtctcgacgagaaggagaagaggaaggccgagaagatggccaagatgatggcTGGCTTCGACTTGGGTGGCGAAGTGTTTAGCGAGAATGAGCGCCATATCGCTGAGACGATCGAGAAGGTCGACTCGCTTCATGAGCTCAGTGCGACTGGCGACAACATCGCCCCCGATGAGTTTAAGGCACTCAAAGCTCGATTGGTGGAAACCCAGGGCATTGTTCGACAAGCAGAGCTTTCCATGTATAGCACTTCCTCAAGCGAGTCTGACTCAAGGAGGAGGCAAGAACTTGAAGCCCGTCTTGAGGCTGTCCAGGCCGAGTACGAGGAGATTCTTACCCGTAACTTGGGCCCTGAGGATATcgaggaggtcaaggcccGACTTGAGAACGCTTTTGCGAACCGCCAGACTGCCCAGTCACAGTTTGTCGAGGAGCTGAAGGAGGACATTGCTCAGAAGGCAGCCGAGAACACAAGAATGAAGACCCTTATTGAGGACCTTCAACAGCGTGTCAAGGCTGGCGCTACTGCGCCAATGGCTAACGGCAAGACGATCCAGCAACAGATCGCCGAGTTTGACgtcatgaagaagagtctCATGCGTGATCTTCAAAACCGCTGTGAGCGTGTTGTCGAGCTCGAGATTTCCTTAGACGAAACCCGAGAGCAATATAACAACGTTCTCCGATCGTCCAACAACAGGGCGcaacagaagaagatggccttCCTCGAGAGGAACCTGGAGCAACTCACCCAGGTCCAGCGCCAGCTGGTCGAGCAAAACTCTgctctcaagaaggaggtTGCTATCGCCGAGCGCAAGCTGATTGCACGAAACGAGCGTATCCAGAGCCTGGAGAGCCTGCTACAGGATAGTCAGGAGAAGATGGCCGCTGCGAACCACAA GTTCGAGGTTCAGCTTGCCGCTGTCAAGGAGCGACTCGAGCTGGCCAAGGCCGGCAGCACTCGCGGTCTTAACTCGCCTGGTGGCTTTAGCTTTGCCAACGCCGGCAGCAGGATCGCCAAGCCTCTTCGAGGAGGCGGCGGTGGCAACGACGCCCCCAGCATTCCCACGATCCAGAACCTTCAGGGCCAGAACGAAGGCAACACCAGCAGcggtagcagcagcaagcgTGCCAGCTGGTTCTTCACAAAGTCATAG
- the UBC2 gene encoding Ubiquitin-conjugating enzyme E2 2 (EggNog:ENOG41) — MSTAARRRLMRDFKRMQTDPPAGVSASPVPDNVMTWNAVIIGPADTPFEDGTFRLVMQFEEQYPNKPPQVKFISQMFHPNVYATGELCLDILQNRWSPTYDVAAVLTSIQSLLNDPNTGSPANVEASNLYKDNRKEYTKRVRETVEKSWED; from the exons ATGTCTACCGCCGCTCGTCGCCGTCTCATGCGAGACTTCAAG CGCATGCAGACCGACCCCCCCGCCGGCGTCTCTGCTTCACCTGTACCAGACAATGTCATGACCTG GAACGCCGTCATCATCGGCCCCGCAGACACTCCCTTTGAAGATGGCACCTTTCGACTTGTGATGCAGTTCGAAGAGCAATATCCCAACAAGCCTCCCCAAGTCAAGTTCATCAGCCAGATGTTCCACCCTAACGTCTACGCTACTGGAGAGCTTTGTCTCGACATTCTACAAAACCGATGGAGCCCTACGTACGATGTCGCCGCTGTCTTGACCAGTATTCAAAG TTTACTTAACGACCCTAACACTGGTTCACCTGCAAACGTCGAAGCTTCCAACCTATACAAGGACAACCGAAAGGAATACACCAAGCGTGTCAGAGAGACAGTGGAGAAGAGCTGGGAAGACTGA
- a CDS encoding hypothetical protein (EggNog:ENOG41) has protein sequence MSPAQLRSAGRLAQLAGHVNGARQFSTRPALRKEIQDAYILSAARTPTAKFNGSFLSVSAPKLGAVAIKSALEKSKVPVEKITDVYMGNVLQGSVGQAPARQAAIFAGLPKEIEATTINKVCASGLKAVALAAQNIQLGLSEAQIAGGMENMSQVPYYVPRASGLPAFGHVKMEDGLIKDGLTDVYDQFHMGNCAENTVKNYKITREQQDEYAIQSYRNAQKAWADKAFADEIAPVTVKSRKGETVIDTDEGFNEVKFDKIPTLKPAFVRDGSGTVTAANSSTLNDGASALVLGSKAIAQQYGSGSRVLAKICGYADAATSPIDFPIAPAKAVPIALERAGITKDQVAIWEFNEAFASVILANSKILGLEGAKVNPLGGAISLGHALGSSGSRILTTLLHQLKPGEYGVAAICNGGGAATALVVQRVESV, from the exons ATGTCTCCTGCTCAACTAAGATCCGCTGGCCGGCTGGCCCAGCTTGCTGGACATGTGAATGGCGCGCGACAGTTCTCTACACGGCCTGCTCTGCGCAAGGAGATCCAGGATGCTTATATCCTAAGCGCCGCTCGAACTCCTACAGCAAAG TTCAATGGCTCGTTCCTGTCAGTATCGGCTCCTAAGCTCGGCGCTGTCGCTATCAAGTCGGCCCTGGAAAAGTCAAAGGTCCCCGTCGAGAAGATCACCGATGTCTACATGGGCAATGTGCTTCAGGGTTCCGTTGGTCAAGCGCCTGCTCGACAGGCCGCCATCTTCGCTGGTCTACCCAAGGAGATCGAGGCTACCACTATTAACAAGGTCTGCGCTTCTGGACTCAAGGCCGTTGCTCTGGCTGCTCAGAACATTCAGCTGGGTCTTTCTGAGGCTCAGATCGCCGGTGGCATGGAGAACATGTCACAGGTCCCATACTACGTGCCCCGCGCCAGTGGTCTTCCTGCCTTTGGCCATGTTAAGATGGAGGATGGTCTTATTAAGGACGGTCTGACTGATGTTTATGATCAATTCCACATGGGCAACTGCGCCGAGAACACTGTCAAGAACTATAAAATTACCCGCGAGCAGCAGGACGAGTACGCTATCCAGTCATACCGCAATGCGCAAAAGGCATGGGCCGACAAGGCCTTTGCTGACGAGATCGCCCCCGTTACCGTCAAGTCACGAAAGGGCGAGACTGTTATCGACACCGATGAAGGATTCAACGAGGTCAAGTTCGACAAGATCCCTACACTGAAGCCCGCTTTCGTTCGTGACGGAAGTGGCACTGTCACCGCTGCAAACTCATCGACTCTTAACGATGGTGCTAGCGCTCTTGTCCTCGGAAGCAAGGCTATTGCCCAACAGTACGGCTCTGGCTCGCGCGTTCTGGCCAAGATCTGCGGTTATGCTGATGCTGCCACTTCTCCCATTGACTTCCCTATCGCTCCCGCCAAGGCTGTCCCCATTGCTCTCGAGCGTGCCGGTATCACCAAGGATCAGGTTGCCATCTGGGAGTTCAACGAGGCATTCGCCAGCGTGATCCTCGCCAACTCTAAGATTCTGGGTCTTGAGGGCGCCAAGGTTAACCCTCTGGGTGGTGCTATCTCACTGGGCCATGCTCTTGGTAGCTCTGGTTCAAGAATCTTGACAACCCTGCTACATCAGCTGAAGCCTGGTGAGTATGGTGTCGCTGCTATTTGCAACGGTGGTGGTGCTGCGACTGCACTGGTCGTCCAGCGTGTTGAGTCTgtataa